In Archangium lipolyticum, the genomic window CGTCCCAGGCTAGCACAGCCCTCTCAGGCGAGCGGGAGGGTGCAGCGGAAGCGTGCGCCGCGGCCCGGCCGGCGCTCGCCCTGGAGGCGTCCCTGGTGTTCCTCGAGGATGGAGCGGCTGATGGACAGGCCCATGCCCAGGCCCTTGGGCTTGGTGGTGAAGAAGGGCTCGAAGATGTGAGCGAGCACTTCCTCACTCAAGCCCACGCCCGTGTCCTCCACGATCAGCTCCACACGGTCCTCCACCTGACGGGTGCACACCTGGACCTGCCGTTCTCCGGGCGGGCACGGGCTCACCGCGTCCAGGGCATTGACGATCAGGTTGAGCACTACCTGTTGGAGCTGCACGCCGTCTCCCTTGACGGGGAGGGGTGAGCCGGCCAGGTGCAGTGTGAGGGAGGCCCCGCGAAGCTGCGCGTCATTGCTCACCAGGCGCGTCACCTGCCGCACCAGCTCGTTGAAGTCATGGGCGGTGGCCGGGAACTCGCCCTTCCTCAACAGTGCCCGCATGTGGCGGATGACCTCGCCGGCCCGCTTGTCGTCGGAGATGATGTCCTGGAGCATCTCGCGCACCAGGGAGAGGTCCGTGGGATTTCGCTCCAACAGGCGTTGAGCGGCCTCGGCGTTGGTGAGGATGGCCGCCAGGGGTTGGTTCAGCTCGTGGGCGATGGAGACACCCAGCTCTCCCACGGCGGCCACGCGCTCCATGTGGGCCCGCTCGTCCCGGGCCCGGCGTGCCTCCAGCTCGGCGCGCCGGCGGGGGGTGACGTCCACCAGGGACACGACGGCCCCGCCCTCGGGCAGCTCCAATCGCCGGGCGCGCAGCTCGAACCACGAGTCCGCCGCGAAGCCGTGGAACTCCACCACGTCCTCGTGAGCGTGGCCCGAGAGCACCTCCTGGAGCAGCGTGGCCACCCTGGCCGCCTCGGGGTGGCCCGTGCGCGCCGCCTCGCGGAAGGTCTCCAGGTACGGGCCTCCCGGTACGAAGAGCTTCTCGGTGGGCAGCCCTCCCAGGCCCTCGAGCCGGGCCGAGGCCGGGTTGGCCCGCAGCACCACCCCGTGCCTGTCGAGGATGGCCACGGAGCCCGGGAGCGAATCCAGCACCGCCAGGTTCACCCGCTGGGCGCTCATGCGCCCGCGGCGCTCCAGCAGCAGCACGGCGATGAGCACGGCCTGGAGCAGGCCGGCCGCCAGTGCCAGCGTCACCTGCCAGCGGTAGCGCTCCCAGAGGCCATGCTCGCGGAAATGCACCACGCTGCCGGGGGGCAGGCTGCTCTCGGGGATGCGCCAGCGCTTCAGCTCCCTGGCGTCGAAGGCGAGCACGTTGGCCTCGATGGGACCGGGCGGCAGGCTCGCGGCCTGCTCACCCCCCAGCAGCCGCATGGTGCGCCGCGCCACCTGTTGGCCGAGCAGCTCGTAGTCCAGCAGGATGCCCCCGACGAGTCCCTGGCCCAGCATCGTCTTGTGGACACTGAAGATGGGGGGACTTCCGTCGGCATGCAGCAGCCGCAGCACGTCGCGCCCGATGAGGCTCTGACCCCGCGCGTCGCGCATGAAGCCGATCATGAAGACCACGCTGTCCTCGGGCAGGGTGCGCACACGCTGTCGCAGCTCCTCCAGCGTCAGCCCGGTGAGGCCGATGAACTCGCGGCCCGGCGCGGCGGAGCGGACCTCTTGCTCCACGAAGCTCCAGGCGTCCACCTCGCGTTGGCTGGAGCCGAGGACGAGGACGACATGGCGTGTGTCCGGGAGGAGCCGCAGGGCCATCCGCACCGTGCCCGGTATGTCGAGGTCCGCCCAGTTGCCTCGCAGGTAGGGGCTCTGGGGAAGGGCCCGCGCCAGGAAGTCGTCGTTGACGATGGAGAGGAGCGGCACCTGTGGCCACAGCTCCTGCTGGAGCTTGAGCAGGAAGGGGGTGGCATCCGCGAAGACGACGAGGGCCTCGGGGCGCCGCTCCCGGTACTTGGCCACATAGAAGTCACGCAGCGCCCGCTCGTACCCGGCGCTGCCGAACCAGGCCATGTCGAGGTACTCGATGTTGACGGTGACGGGCTCCCGCCACTCGCTCTGTAGCGTCTGCCGGAAGCTCCGGGCGAAGTCCGCGATGGCCGGCACCGAGACGTCCTCCGGCATGAAGAGCAGCACCGTCTTCGCCTTCGTCCGCTCGGGTTCCGCGAGTGAAGGAGCAGCCAGCAACAGCAGGAGCAGGAAGCCCAGGGCGCGCATACCGGAGGGACATGGTACCCGCTGATGCGATTCAGGGGAGCGCCTCCGCCGTCAAATCACGTCGAAAACGTGATCGAGCAGCATGATGACGCCGCAACCGACAAGATCAGGGGCCGCATGGGCGCTCAGCACATGCCCGCCGATGACGGTGGCCGCCTGCTCCGGGGGGGTGCCCTCTGGCACGTGATTCACGTTCTGCACCACGAGATGCACATCCCATTTGCCCTGCTTCTCGGTCGGGGGCAGCCTGATGCTCCCGGTATAACAGCAGCGCTTTGCCCTCAGCCGCCGGTCAGCCTGCTTCAGGTCCGGCAGTTCCAGGGCGAGCCCGGTGGCTATCGATTCGGTGATGACGTTCGACAGGTTTGTCCTGGCACCACCGTGAACACAGTATTCCAGCAACACACCCTCGCCTCCGCCCCCCCGGAGCACCACACCCACAATGCCCTCGGCCCCGAGCTCGAGCACATGCTCGACGCCCTGGACATTCGGTGCCGTGGTCTGGCCGAGCGATTGTCCCGACGCGTTGTAGGCCGCCATTGTCACTGGCGTGCTGGTGAACTGTACCACCCGCGCCGTTACGCGATTCGTTGGAATGTGCGACAGCCGCAACGAGCCCGCCGGGATCGCCAGCGCGGGCGTGTTGTTGTACCAGTTGACGATACGGACCGGCTCTTGCGACTGGCTGAGGTACGTCAACCAATTGAAGGCGCCCTTGGACGGATACTCACCCAGGGAGAACCGAGCGAAGTCCAGGCAGGTCCGCTGCTGGTCGTCATCTTCCGGCGGGAAGGGATGGATGCTGCTCGGGCAGGTCGTCGGGTGCAGCACTACCCTGAGCGCATCTCCAGGCCGATTGTGCGGCAGCAGGTGCGCCACGACGTGGTAGGCGTCGCAAGGGCGCGGTTGATAGTCCCAGACCGCGGCCGTCAGGTTGACCACGTCGCCCGGCTTGTAGGAGCCGCGGTCGGTCACGATCATCTTGCCCAGGAGGAATTGCGAGTTGACGCGTTCCTCCTTGACCGTGTGCTCAAGCACGCGGCGCTCGGTATGGCGCTGGTAGTGCCACCGTACCTGCGTATGGAAGGGGCGGCCCGGCAACGGCAGCTGCGGGTACTCGATCGCCATCTCCACCTCCTCGCGCAGGGTGCGCTCACCTGGATCCGGGGTGGTTTGATCCTGGCCACGGCGGATCGGGTCGCGGTAGTCGCTGGCCGCTGCCGCCACGGCCGCCGCCGCCGCCCCACCGTAGAGTCCGCCGGCCAGAGGTGAAGGCGCTTCCCATTCAATGACGGTGCTCAAGAGCGGCCCACAGGCCAACACCTTTCCCACGCCCTCGAGGTGGTCGCCAGCCGTCGGGTGCCCGGGTTGGATGATGTCGTCACCCTCGTCGCCGCCGTCAGCCCAGACATGCCAGTTCGACAGCGCCATGGGCGCGTTGGTGCTCGCGTCCCGCACCAGCATGCCGAGCGTGCCGCTGCCGTTGAACCAGAAGAGATGCTCCTCCGCATTGCTGGTGGCCGGCCCACCGACGAGCGGGTCGAACTGTCGGTCATCCCGCTGTCCAGCCGACTGGGTTCCCGGGCGTACCTCTTCGACATCGGTCGGATATCCCTCGAGCTCCTCTGGAATGGGATGTGAGCCCGCCGAGGCGATGGCCCGTTCCGAGGGCAGCTTGGATTTGACGTAGAAGATGATGCTGAGTACGTCCTGGAGGGAACCCTTCGAACGCTTGAGTCCCCAACCGATGGTGCGCACGTTCGGATCGCTGGCGTATTCCCCTCGCAACCGAGCGACCAGCGCGTTCAGTTTGTCGATCTTCGCTCGGTTGTCGTCCGGCATGTTCTCAGCCTCCCCATCAAAGGGTTATGCCCATTCTGGCGAATACATCCTCGAGCAATGACGCCCAGGCGGTGTCGCCCGTGGGGTTGTCGTTGGCATCCCGCGAGCCGCTGTGGTTCAGCGCGATCGGCCGCAGGGTCGCCGTGTGTACCCAGACCGAGCCGGAATCGCCGGGGATGCTGACGTCTTCACCAAAAGCCGGATCGCGGTCGATGATGAGCTGATCGATGCCCCAGGTTGCCTTGTCGTGTCCATCCGGTGCGAGCGTGCGGATCATTCCGTGGGTGAGGCCGGTGGTGGCGCCGGACTTGAAGACCCGCCGCCTCGGGTCGTTCGGCGGTGTCGTCAACAGGATGTCGTCGATCTCGGCGCGCGTCATCACAGGCCCGCTCACGTTGACCAATCCGTCGAGGGCGTTGATGAAGCCTTGATTGTCTTCATCGGATTGGGCGTCCAGCACCTGCGAGAAGCCCAGTGCCCGATCGGTGTCGAGCAGGCAGAGCGCCGCGTCGATGTCGTTCTGGCTCCAGCGGTTGAGCGTTCCAATCACCAGATCCTCGTCGTGGTAGGCGAGGTCGGAGGATTGCTCGAGCAGGGCCGCGATCAGGAGAATGGCCGCGATGATGAGGAGCAGCACCTTCCACCACGGGTCCTGGTAGGGAATGGGCCCGTACTGGCCCGTGTAGGGAGTGCGCGGTGTCACCGAGAACGAGAACCGGGTGGGAAAGGCGTAGAAGGGGTCGTACTCGAAGCGGCCGTCGTGGGGCTTGTCGGGGTCTCTCGGTCCTCCAGGTCTCCCGTTCCCCGTGCAGTGGCAGGCCAGCAGGTGCAAGACTTCGCAGGGATCGACCTCGCGCCCGTCCAGGATTGACTTGAGGGCCTCCCGTATCGCCTCGCGCACCGCCGGATCGCGACCAGGACCTCCGGGGCGCTTGGGCAGGCGCCTGCGGCCCTTGTAGGCGGTCTCCCGGTCGAAGGCGAACTGCTTCAGGCTGAAGCGCAGTGTGCCTTCCTGTACTTCGGAGACGACCTCCCCCGTCGTCTGGTCGATGCGGGTGCGGCTGACGAAGATGTGCTTGCGCACCCGGCGGTTGGGGTTGTTGACATCTTGCATGCCGGCCATGTTCCAGCAGACGAACTCGACCTCGTGTTTGCGCGGGGCCGCACCACTGACATTGACCTTGAAGTAGACGGTGCGCGCGGCTCCTGGCACCAGCGGTCCCAGCACGATGCCGCTGCCGAGTTGCGTCTGGCCGAGCGCGGCCAATTCCGCGTTGGACCAGCCATCGAGCACGACGATGCCACGCGCGGCCAGGATGGCACGGCTTTCCGGCGTGATGTCGAGGACGTGGTTCTCGGTGAAGGGCAGGCCCCAGCGGTTCACCACCCTGACCGCCATGTAGTACGTGCCGAGCGCCGCCTCGAAAATGCCGTCGGGCATCTGAAAGAGGTCGGTGGTGCGCACCGCATAGGGCCGGTAGGGGATCTCCAGCATCGTGCCGCCGAGGTACCTGGCCTCCCACTGGATGTCCTCGAAGTCACGGGAAGGGAGCGGGTCCTCGGCACCGATGGTGGCCAGGATGTCCACCCGCTCGACCCCTGGGTCGATCATCATCTCCGAAGGTTTCCAACCGTCCGCGGTGGACTCCCGATATTCCGCGACCAACGACCAGCTCGCGCCGTCGGCAACCACCGCGAGGCCGACGGTGGGCGGATACGTGCCGCTGCCCGTGGTCGCTCCCTGGATTCGGAAGCGATTCTCCCAGGAGTGAATCGCCTTGGTGACGCTGAGGCTCCAGCGGCCATGGAGTTGTATGGTCATGCCATCCTCTGCCCGCAATGGGCCGCGCCGCGACCCGCGCCTCGAGAACGGACAGGTGTTCCCGCATGGGGTCCAGGGACCTGGGGTTGGGGGGCGTCCCTCGTGCTCGAACAGGCAGAGTGGCCTCGCTCTGGATGTGAGGAGGTCCAGGCGAGTCAGCGGCTCTTCCGCGGTGGGCTGCTTGGACAGCATGGGGGCTGAAGCCCGGCGAACCGGGCTCCAGCCGTGCATGCCCTCACTCCAGCACGGGAGGAGGGGGACACGGGCCGACCCAGGTGAGGGTGGGCCCGCATTTGGCGATGGCCACGGTGCGGCAGCGGATGGGCGAGGTGATGATGCCGCCGCCCGGCAACCCGCCACCCACGGCCTGGTCCAGCTGCGACTCCTCGAGCTCCGCCATCGACTGGCCCGCGGGGCTCTCCGGCAGCGCCGCGCGCTCCTCCGTGGACAGACTCGCCCGGTACCGCGGGTCCTTCCACGCCCGGATGATCAGCTCTCTACGATTCATGGCGTCCTCCTGGTCATGCCCTTGATCGGGCATCTGGGTGGAGTCGCCCGCCGTACCTGTGACTTCAAATGAGTGGGGTCGTCAGTCCCGTGGACTCCTCCCGTTCCGTGGAGGCTTCGCGCTGCGCGTAGTTGGACATGCCCTCGAAGTCCACCAGTACGCAGGGCTCATCGCCCACCACCCTCGCATCGTGCCCGGGCGGAATGTAGGCCACGTCCCCCGCGTGAAGCGTCTTCCGGGTGCCGTCGTCCATGATGACCTCCATGCTCCCGGAGACGTAGTAGCAGGAGTGGGCAACCTGGCAGCTCTTCGTCCCAGCGATGGGCTGGACGTCCTTCGACCAGGTCCATCCGGGCTCGCAGACGATCAATCCCATGGTGCGGCCGTCGAGATGGATGACGTCCACATGGCCATGCGCGATGAAGGGCCGCCGCTCATCGGGTTGGGAGAACTTCTTGGTGATCAACTGGCTCATGGCATTCGCCTCCTCGACCGTGGGCGGAACTTCCAGAGGAAGTTGGGGACGCGCCCGGGCCCGCGTGGACCCTCCTTCGAGCGAGGGAAGGCTCAGCCAGATGCCCACCGCCCGGCTGGCCTCTTTCGAGGACAGGCTCCGGCGGCCGAGCCCCATCCCCTCTCATTCGTAGAGCGCGGGAATCGAGTAGGGCGCCCAACGGTCCTTCCACGGGCGCGCCTGTTCGAGCTGGTACGCGAGGCCGAGGAGCAGCGCGTCGGCGCCGGGGGCCGCGGCGAAGTGGGTGCCGATGGGCAGACCGTTCTCCGGGAAGTGGAGGGGCACGGACATCCCGGGGCAGCCCGCGATGTTGTGGAGCGATGTGTAACCGACGGAGCGCCCCGTGCGGCGGATCAGCTCTTCACGCCCGAGGATGGGCGAGAGGTGCCCGATGCGCCAGGGCTCGGTGGCGATCGTCGGCGTGAGCACCACGTCATACCCTCGGGTCGTCTCGTGGTAGGCGTGCACCGCCCGCGCGAAGACGGCGCGCGATTGCGGCAGCGCGTCGGGACCGCGCGCGAGGAAGGTCTCGACCAGCGCCCAGGTGAACGGCTCGAGCTCGTCGCTCTGCACGGGCACACCACGCGTCTGGTCGATCATCTCGACGATGCCCGCGATGGCCGCACCCGAGACGATGAAGAACGCGTCACTCAGCGCGGCACGGTCGAACCCGGGCGGCGCGATTGGCTCGACGCTGTGACCGAGCCCGGTGAGTAGCGCCACCGCCTCATCGTAGGCGCGGCGTACCGCGGGCTCCGGCTCCTCGCCCATCATCGTCCGCGTCCAGGTGGCGATGCGCAGCTTGCGGGCGATCGGCTCGCGCACGAAGCCGACGGGCGTACCACTCGAGCGATCCTCGGTGATGGACAGGAACAACGCGCTGTCACGCACCGAGCGGCTGATGCAGTGCTCGCTCGTCATGTCGCCGAAGTCCGAGCGGCCGAAGCTGGCCGGCACCGTGCGGCCACGGCTCGGCTTGAAGCCGAAGAGCCCGCACGCGGACGCGGGGACGCGGATGGAGCCGCCGCCATCGTTGGCGTGCGCGAGCGGGACGAGCCCCGCGGCGACCGCGGCCGCGCTGCCGCCGGACGAGCCCGTGGCCGAGCAGGCGAGGTTCCACGGGTTGTGCGTCACGCCCTCGAGCAACGTCTCGGTGCTGAAGAGCAGACCGAACTCCGACGTCGCGCTCTTGCCGGCGCACACGAGCCCCGACTCCTGGAGCTGCTTGCCGTAGGGCGTCTGCTGCCGGGCGATGTTGGCCGCGAACAGCCGCGAGCCCATGGTCCAACGCAGCCCCGGCCACGGCGTGGCGTCCTTCACCAGGAACGGCACCCCGGAGAACGGACCCGCGTTCGTCTGACGGGGGCGCTCGCGAGCGGCCGTGGTGACCGCACGCAACAGCGGGTTCAACGCGTCGATGCGCGCCAGGCACGCGTCGAACAGCTCGTCCGCGGAGATCTCTCCCCGCGCACACAGCTCCGCCTGGGCCATGCCGTCGAGGCGGGCGAGAGACGCCAACTCCTTCATCTGATACCCCCATTCAGGAACGGGAACGACATGCGCGTGATTTCCGTCTCGGTCAAGGTCTCACTCACTGGCCAAGGTGCTCGAGCTGGTGACCGGCGCCAACGCGCCGAACGGCGGCATCGTCTGAGCCCGGCGAGCTCGACGCGCGAGGCTTCGTCGACACCCGTTGAAGAATTAGGTCAGATGACCTATATTCTTCCCATGAGCTCTCGGGAAATCGTCGTGAGGGACACGCTCCGGTACGACCCCAACGGGGCCGTGGTGCTCGCCGGGGGGTATGGAGTCGTCGGAGGTGAGGTGGCCCGGATGCTCCGGGCCCGTCATCCCTCGCT contains:
- a CDS encoding sensor histidine kinase codes for the protein MRALGFLLLLLLAAPSLAEPERTKAKTVLLFMPEDVSVPAIADFARSFRQTLQSEWREPVTVNIEYLDMAWFGSAGYERALRDFYVAKYRERRPEALVVFADATPFLLKLQQELWPQVPLLSIVNDDFLARALPQSPYLRGNWADLDIPGTVRMALRLLPDTRHVVLVLGSSQREVDAWSFVEQEVRSAAPGREFIGLTGLTLEELRQRVRTLPEDSVVFMIGFMRDARGQSLIGRDVLRLLHADGSPPIFSVHKTMLGQGLVGGILLDYELLGQQVARRTMRLLGGEQAASLPPGPIEANVLAFDARELKRWRIPESSLPPGSVVHFREHGLWERYRWQVTLALAAGLLQAVLIAVLLLERRGRMSAQRVNLAVLDSLPGSVAILDRHGVVLRANPASARLEGLGGLPTEKLFVPGGPYLETFREAARTGHPEAARVATLLQEVLSGHAHEDVVEFHGFAADSWFELRARRLELPEGGAVVSLVDVTPRRRAELEARRARDERAHMERVAAVGELGVSIAHELNQPLAAILTNAEAAQRLLERNPTDLSLVREMLQDIISDDKRAGEVIRHMRALLRKGEFPATAHDFNELVRQVTRLVSNDAQLRGASLTLHLAGSPLPVKGDGVQLQQVVLNLIVNALDAVSPCPPGERQVQVCTRQVEDRVELIVEDTGVGLSEEVLAHIFEPFFTTKPKGLGMGLSISRSILEEHQGRLQGERRPGRGARFRCTLPLA
- a CDS encoding mersacidin/lichenicidin family type 2 lantibiotic, with protein sequence MNRRELIIRAWKDPRYRASLSTEERAALPESPAGQSMAELEESQLDQAVGGGLPGGGIITSPIRCRTVAIAKCGPTLTWVGPCPPPPVLE
- a CDS encoding cupin domain-containing protein; this encodes MSQLITKKFSQPDERRPFIAHGHVDVIHLDGRTMGLIVCEPGWTWSKDVQPIAGTKSCQVAHSCYYVSGSMEVIMDDGTRKTLHAGDVAYIPPGHDARVVGDEPCVLVDFEGMSNYAQREASTEREESTGLTTPLI
- a CDS encoding amidase family protein, with the translated sequence MKELASLARLDGMAQAELCARGEISADELFDACLARIDALNPLLRAVTTAARERPRQTNAGPFSGVPFLVKDATPWPGLRWTMGSRLFAANIARQQTPYGKQLQESGLVCAGKSATSEFGLLFSTETLLEGVTHNPWNLACSATGSSGGSAAAVAAGLVPLAHANDGGGSIRVPASACGLFGFKPSRGRTVPASFGRSDFGDMTSEHCISRSVRDSALFLSITEDRSSGTPVGFVREPIARKLRIATWTRTMMGEEPEPAVRRAYDEAVALLTGLGHSVEPIAPPGFDRAALSDAFFIVSGAAIAGIVEMIDQTRGVPVQSDELEPFTWALVETFLARGPDALPQSRAVFARAVHAYHETTRGYDVVLTPTIATEPWRIGHLSPILGREELIRRTGRSVGYTSLHNIAGCPGMSVPLHFPENGLPIGTHFAAAPGADALLLGLAYQLEQARPWKDRWAPYSIPALYE